The proteins below are encoded in one region of Bremerella sp. P1:
- a CDS encoding OprO/OprP family phosphate-selective porin: MTRWIVTATALLVVLGMRTARAQYDVPDMSTYAPPIPTSPSDHVISADQAAALQQQIDELKRELARQKFNNNGGVPAMNVSAPHNGAPDIVEDVDSLMKWRTSVEKAEEKAAASAALKPSVKVGGRFFYDVANFSQNQASLDQVGDAEDELKLRWCWVELGGNVLENTTYRLWFDVAAQVNLLDVYVDFGELPYIQNFRVGHFFEPFSMEQLTANKYLETMERSSPFLLGRNMGVMAHSDNSKANWTYGVGLFVSEQGAKPPFYESDTDASAITGRVTYLPWYDEASDGRGLIHTGIGYSWRHLGDGNTQFRNRPDSALAPYIVDTGVIDADYYHLAGLEAAYVYGSFTLQTEYNWVSVDTDNFGSESFDHYYVQASYFLTGENRPYNRRSGSFSNRVVPYENFFRVRTEDNYICNGAGAWEVVYRYAHDDLNSDNIFGGVDDRHLAGLNWYLSPFTRVMFQYVYSNTDDPVASNGELHVFQTRLQIDF, from the coding sequence ATGACACGATGGATCGTGACGGCCACCGCTCTGCTGGTGGTCTTAGGCATGCGTACGGCTAGGGCACAGTACGACGTACCAGATATGAGTACTTACGCGCCGCCAATTCCAACTTCTCCTTCGGATCATGTGATTTCCGCCGATCAAGCGGCCGCTTTGCAGCAGCAGATCGACGAGTTGAAGCGTGAACTAGCTCGCCAGAAGTTCAATAACAACGGCGGTGTGCCTGCCATGAACGTCAGCGCGCCGCATAATGGGGCGCCGGACATCGTCGAAGATGTCGATAGCCTGATGAAATGGCGCACTTCGGTTGAAAAGGCCGAGGAGAAAGCGGCAGCGTCCGCGGCCTTGAAGCCGTCGGTTAAAGTTGGTGGACGATTCTTCTATGACGTCGCCAACTTCTCGCAGAACCAAGCCAGCCTGGATCAGGTGGGTGATGCCGAAGATGAATTGAAGCTTCGTTGGTGCTGGGTTGAACTGGGAGGCAATGTTCTCGAGAACACGACCTACCGACTTTGGTTCGATGTAGCGGCTCAGGTAAACCTGCTGGACGTCTATGTCGACTTCGGAGAATTGCCCTATATCCAGAACTTTCGGGTTGGGCACTTCTTTGAACCGTTCAGCATGGAGCAGCTAACGGCCAACAAGTACCTGGAAACCATGGAACGCTCCAGCCCGTTTCTGTTGGGACGTAACATGGGCGTGATGGCTCATTCGGACAACTCCAAAGCGAATTGGACTTACGGTGTGGGTTTGTTTGTGTCCGAGCAAGGTGCCAAGCCACCGTTTTACGAATCGGATACCGACGCTTCGGCCATTACCGGTCGCGTGACTTACCTTCCCTGGTACGACGAAGCCAGTGACGGACGCGGGCTGATCCATACCGGTATCGGCTATAGCTGGCGTCACCTGGGCGATGGGAACACGCAGTTCCGAAATCGTCCCGATTCGGCGCTTGCTCCTTACATTGTCGATACCGGCGTGATCGATGCCGACTACTATCATCTCGCTGGGTTGGAAGCCGCCTACGTCTATGGATCGTTCACGCTGCAAACGGAGTACAACTGGGTCTCGGTAGACACCGATAACTTCGGTTCGGAATCGTTCGATCACTACTACGTTCAGGCAAGCTACTTCCTGACCGGTGAGAATCGTCCGTACAACCGTCGCTCTGGTTCGTTCTCGAATCGCGTCGTCCCCTACGAAAACTTCTTCCGCGTTCGCACCGAAGATAACTATATCTGCAACGGGGCGGGAGCCTGGGAAGTCGTCTATCGCTATGCCCATGACGACTTGAACAGCGATAACATTTTCGGTGGTGTCGACGATCGGCACTTGGCTGGACTGAACTGGTATTTGAGCCCGTTCACACGCGTCATGTTCCAGTATGTTTACTCGAATACCGATGACCCGGTCGCTTCCAATGGCGAACTGCACGTATTCCAAACACGTTTGCAAATCGATTTCTAG
- a CDS encoding DUF1553 domain-containing protein: MPNTLSSFTSLALLLLAGMISPALAADENKQAIFFETKVRPLLAQHCFECHGAKEQKSDLRLDRRNHFMKGGSSGPIVVPGKPDESELLAAVKYESYEMPPSAPLPDEQIAILETWIKNGAYWPEHPGEPREDELFTKEDRAWWAFQPVERPDVPQVNAEAITHNPIDNFILATLKEQKLSAAPPAEPRDLIRRLYFDMLGVPPTPEEVNAFVSDPSPAAYEELVDKVLADPRYGQRWATHWLDVVRYADSDGYRQDAYRPLAYRYRDYVIKSLNDDKTYKQFMTEQLAGDEVAPHDPDALTATYFLRGGVYEYNSRDAEGQQILINDELTDTVGDVFLGMGIACAHCHNHKFDPILRDDYYRLQAFFKPLVWKDSHPLASQEELKKYEDELAQWEAKHQDLLDQIAEIEKKPRESAQKKAVEMFPEEVQKMYWKPADQRNTYENQIFYLVEEQVEFEYDRLSGRIPKDKKQTWEDLKKKLQDVLGSKPKRPPVADIIGDAEGTIVPTTIPDERTQREIKPGFLTILEPGDAEINPSSIANKESSGRRAALAKWLCRDDNPLAPRVIVNRVWQYHFGVGLSSNASDFGRLGEPPTHPELLDWLTSQFIENGWRLKPLHRQILLSATYRQSSLIDVPEAAKMVDPKNRLLWRFPAHRLEAEQIRDAMLAVSGELQEKTGGPASSSNSAVRTVFTKKMRNSPDALLESFDSPTGFSSVAQRNTTTTATQSLLMFNGDWTLKRSEAMAKRLNREHGTDYEAIVRESFRECFGRLPQSEELESAVAFIEEQVAYNRELTKADAGELPSTALLDEPQMQRWNTAFNISDKTPHQFLTLPDTKALPSNNFTIEALVFNRTLFKDASVRTIAAHWNGSNSTPGWNFGVTSTKSAYRPRNLILQLIGKDKSGKVKYEVVPSNIRIPSDKPYYVAASVDFDAGTATFYARDMSYDESELETVVVKHSIVSDCGSDSLRFSVGGRDAQSPHNWDGLIDEVRLTNGAIQEESQILINTPNDPVTKDTVGMWQFVRSNPNGPLADAANSRRELELSRRSDRRGMGPVLIALSDYCHVLLNSGEFQFVD; encoded by the coding sequence ATGCCTAATACCCTTAGCTCATTCACGTCCCTCGCACTATTGCTTTTGGCGGGAATGATTTCACCCGCACTAGCCGCGGATGAGAATAAGCAAGCGATCTTCTTTGAAACGAAGGTTCGTCCACTGCTCGCTCAGCACTGCTTTGAATGCCACGGTGCCAAAGAGCAGAAATCGGATCTGCGCCTCGACCGCCGCAATCACTTCATGAAAGGTGGTAGCAGTGGCCCGATCGTTGTGCCTGGCAAACCGGACGAAAGCGAACTTCTCGCCGCCGTGAAGTACGAAAGCTATGAAATGCCTCCTTCGGCGCCTCTCCCGGACGAGCAGATCGCGATTTTGGAAACGTGGATCAAGAATGGTGCCTACTGGCCAGAGCACCCAGGCGAACCCCGTGAAGACGAGCTCTTCACCAAGGAAGACCGCGCCTGGTGGGCTTTCCAACCGGTAGAACGTCCTGACGTGCCGCAGGTTAATGCGGAAGCGATCACCCACAACCCCATCGACAATTTCATTCTGGCCACGCTGAAAGAACAAAAGCTTTCCGCAGCACCACCAGCCGAGCCGAGGGACCTGATTCGGCGTCTTTATTTCGACATGCTCGGCGTACCGCCAACTCCGGAAGAAGTGAACGCTTTTGTCAGCGACCCCAGTCCTGCGGCCTACGAAGAGCTTGTCGACAAGGTTTTGGCCGATCCTCGGTATGGGCAACGCTGGGCAACTCACTGGCTGGACGTCGTTCGCTATGCGGACTCCGACGGCTATCGCCAGGATGCCTATCGACCGTTGGCGTATCGCTACCGCGATTATGTGATCAAGAGCCTGAACGACGATAAGACGTACAAGCAGTTCATGACCGAGCAGTTGGCTGGGGATGAAGTCGCCCCTCATGACCCCGACGCTCTGACGGCGACATACTTTCTGCGTGGTGGCGTTTACGAGTACAACAGCCGCGATGCCGAAGGTCAACAAATCCTCATCAATGATGAACTGACCGACACCGTCGGTGATGTGTTCCTGGGGATGGGTATCGCCTGTGCCCACTGTCACAACCACAAGTTTGATCCGATCTTGCGAGACGACTACTACCGCCTCCAGGCTTTCTTTAAGCCCCTGGTCTGGAAAGATTCCCACCCACTAGCCAGCCAAGAAGAACTCAAGAAGTACGAGGACGAATTGGCTCAATGGGAGGCCAAGCATCAGGACCTGTTAGATCAGATTGCTGAGATCGAAAAGAAGCCGCGGGAAAGTGCTCAGAAAAAAGCGGTCGAGATGTTCCCGGAAGAAGTCCAGAAAATGTACTGGAAGCCGGCAGACCAACGGAACACGTATGAGAACCAAATCTTCTACCTCGTTGAGGAGCAGGTCGAGTTTGAATACGACCGCCTGTCAGGCCGCATTCCCAAAGACAAGAAGCAGACGTGGGAAGACCTGAAGAAGAAGCTCCAGGATGTCCTGGGCAGCAAACCGAAGCGACCGCCAGTCGCCGATATCATTGGAGATGCGGAAGGAACGATCGTCCCCACCACCATTCCCGATGAACGTACGCAGCGAGAGATCAAGCCTGGATTCTTAACCATTCTCGAGCCTGGCGATGCAGAAATTAATCCTTCGTCCATTGCCAACAAGGAAAGTAGCGGTCGACGTGCCGCGTTGGCCAAGTGGCTGTGTCGAGACGACAACCCACTCGCTCCACGCGTGATCGTGAATCGGGTGTGGCAGTATCACTTTGGTGTGGGCCTTTCCTCCAATGCCAGCGACTTTGGCCGCTTGGGCGAACCACCGACGCATCCCGAGCTACTGGATTGGTTAACGAGTCAATTCATTGAAAACGGCTGGCGACTCAAACCGCTTCATCGTCAGATCCTGCTGTCAGCGACCTACCGTCAGTCCTCGTTGATCGATGTTCCGGAAGCAGCCAAGATGGTCGATCCGAAGAATCGCCTGCTGTGGCGATTCCCAGCCCATCGGTTGGAAGCCGAGCAAATCCGCGACGCCATGCTGGCTGTCAGTGGAGAGCTTCAAGAGAAGACCGGCGGTCCGGCCTCGTCTAGCAATAGTGCCGTGCGTACCGTCTTCACCAAGAAGATGCGTAACTCTCCGGATGCCCTGCTGGAAAGCTTCGACTCTCCAACCGGGTTTTCCAGTGTCGCTCAGCGGAATACCACGACAACCGCAACGCAATCGCTGTTGATGTTCAATGGCGATTGGACATTGAAACGATCGGAAGCCATGGCCAAGCGGCTTAACCGAGAGCATGGCACCGACTATGAAGCCATCGTTCGTGAAAGCTTCCGAGAATGCTTCGGCAGACTGCCTCAGTCGGAAGAACTCGAATCAGCCGTAGCGTTCATCGAAGAACAAGTCGCCTACAACCGCGAGCTTACCAAGGCGGACGCTGGCGAACTCCCTTCCACGGCCCTGCTGGATGAACCTCAGATGCAGCGCTGGAATACGGCGTTCAATATCAGCGATAAAACACCTCATCAGTTTTTAACGCTGCCAGACACCAAGGCCCTGCCGTCGAACAACTTCACGATCGAAGCTTTGGTTTTCAACCGAACCTTATTCAAGGATGCCTCGGTCCGTACGATCGCAGCTCATTGGAATGGATCGAATTCGACGCCAGGCTGGAACTTTGGTGTCACGAGCACAAAGTCGGCCTATCGCCCGCGGAACCTGATCTTGCAATTGATTGGCAAGGACAAGAGCGGCAAGGTGAAGTATGAAGTGGTTCCGTCCAACATCCGAATCCCTTCCGACAAGCCGTACTACGTTGCCGCTTCTGTCGACTTCGATGCCGGCACGGCTACGTTTTACGCACGCGACATGTCGTACGACGAATCGGAACTGGAAACGGTTGTCGTCAAGCACTCAATCGTGAGTGACTGCGGCTCGGATTCGCTTCGATTCAGCGTCGGCGGCCGAGATGCTCAAAGCCCACACAACTGGGATGGCCTCATCGACGAAGTTCGACTGACCAACGGCGCGATCCAAGAGGAATCGCAGATCCTGATTAATACTCCGAACGATCCTGTCACCAAGGACACGGTCGGCATGTGGCAATTCGTCCGCTCCAATCCCAACGGTCCGTTGGCCGATGCCGCGAATTCCAGGCGAGAGCTGGAACTGTCGCGACGCTCGGATCGACGCGGCATGGGACCGGTCTTGATTGCCCTGAGTGACTACTGTCACGTCCTGTTGAATTCCGGCGAGTTCCAATTCGTCGACTAA
- a CDS encoding DUF1501 domain-containing protein produces MNNQPHIEVPTSRREFLAKSGGGFGAMALAALMGQSATAAPADPRAPKTTHFPAKAKNVIFLFMEGGPSHIDLFDPKPLLNELAGQKLPESFGEVILAMGENDAPLMRCPRKWKQHGESGLWVSDWFPEIATCADDLCVIRSCVSDGINHSSGVCQMNTGHVIGGRPSLGAWATYGLGTENQDMPAFVVLTDGKGQPVNGSRNWGSGFMPAAYQGVQFKSGADPILNLNPPSHITPKRQKSKLDFLSQLDREHAAEREDYTELEARIKSYELAFRMQSAAPDIVDLSSETEETKQLYGIDQKETNVFGNNCLLARRLVENGVRFVQLYSGAGSGWDAHTNIEGNHGKLCKEVDKPIAGLLKDLKRRGLWDETLVIWGGEFGRTPMSEKGNGRDHNPTGFTMWMAGGAIPGGRTIGATDDLGLKAVENPLHVHDLHATIMRVLGVDHTKLIYRHKGRPERIDMNEGRAEMKVLGLA; encoded by the coding sequence ATGAATAACCAACCACATATTGAAGTCCCTACCTCGCGCCGCGAATTCCTCGCCAAGTCAGGCGGTGGTTTTGGTGCGATGGCCCTGGCAGCCCTCATGGGTCAATCCGCAACGGCAGCTCCTGCGGATCCTCGAGCTCCAAAGACTACCCACTTTCCTGCCAAGGCCAAGAACGTGATCTTCCTGTTTATGGAAGGTGGCCCGAGCCATATCGACCTGTTCGATCCCAAGCCGCTGCTCAATGAGCTGGCCGGTCAGAAACTTCCCGAAAGCTTCGGGGAAGTGATCCTGGCGATGGGTGAAAACGATGCTCCCTTAATGCGGTGCCCTCGTAAGTGGAAGCAGCACGGGGAAAGTGGTCTGTGGGTTTCCGACTGGTTCCCTGAGATTGCGACATGTGCCGATGACTTGTGCGTGATCCGATCGTGCGTATCCGACGGCATCAACCACTCGTCCGGCGTTTGCCAGATGAATACCGGTCACGTCATTGGTGGTCGACCTTCCCTGGGTGCCTGGGCCACGTATGGTCTGGGGACAGAAAACCAGGACATGCCTGCGTTCGTGGTGCTGACCGACGGCAAGGGGCAACCGGTCAACGGCTCGCGAAACTGGGGCAGCGGCTTCATGCCGGCCGCCTATCAAGGGGTTCAGTTCAAGTCCGGTGCTGACCCAATCTTGAACCTCAATCCGCCCAGCCATATCACGCCCAAACGCCAGAAGTCGAAACTCGACTTCCTGAGCCAGCTGGATCGCGAACACGCAGCTGAGCGAGAAGACTATACCGAGTTGGAAGCCCGCATCAAGTCGTACGAGCTGGCCTTCCGCATGCAATCCGCGGCACCAGACATTGTCGACCTGAGCAGCGAGACCGAAGAGACCAAACAGCTGTATGGAATCGACCAAAAGGAAACGAACGTCTTCGGCAACAACTGCCTGCTGGCTCGTCGACTGGTCGAAAACGGCGTCCGCTTCGTTCAGCTTTACAGCGGAGCAGGCAGCGGCTGGGACGCCCACACCAACATCGAAGGAAACCACGGCAAGCTCTGCAAAGAGGTCGACAAGCCGATTGCTGGCTTGCTGAAGGACCTCAAACGCCGCGGCCTCTGGGACGAGACGCTCGTCATCTGGGGCGGCGAGTTCGGTCGCACGCCCATGTCCGAAAAAGGAAACGGCCGGGATCACAACCCGACCGGCTTCACCATGTGGATGGCCGGTGGTGCCATCCCCGGCGGTCGCACCATTGGTGCAACCGACGATCTCGGCCTGAAAGCGGTCGAGAATCCTCTGCATGTTCACGATCTGCATGCGACCATCATGCGTGTGCTAGGTGTCGATCACACCAAGCTTATCTACCGTCATAAGGGTCGACCTGAGCGGATCGACATGAATGAAGGTCGCGCTGAAATGAAGGTCCTTGGGCTGGCTTAA